The window ACGTTCATGTCACCCAACCAAATTTTGCAGTCCACGCTGGATATGAGCCTCTTTGTGCTCAACGCCTACTACGCCGATTTGACGGATGCGCAACTGCTGGAGCGACCCGGCGAGGGCTGCAACCCGCTCGCCTGGCAATTGGGCCACTTGATCAATTCCCAAAACAATCTGATCAATGACATCCGCCCCGGTGCGGGCATTGAATTGCCTGCGGGGTTTGCGGAGCAGCATTCGAAAGTGACAGCCGCCGATCCCTCCGCCAAATACCTAAGCAAGCAACAGTATCAAGACCTGTTTAGCCAGGTGAATGCCGCTGCGGCAAAGGTGCTGGCTTCACTCACTCCCACAGAGTTGGCGGGGCCGGGACCAGAACGATTCCGCCAGATGTTTCCCACGCTGGGCGAGTTTGCCGTGCTAATTGCCACGCATCCCATGATGCATGCCGGTCAGTTTGTCCCGGTGCGCCGCAAGCTGGGCAAGCCGGTGGTCATTTAGCCCGCAGCGTGATCTCAGCCCGCAGCGTCAGCAAGGGATATGGGTATTAGTATGCAGGGGAGCTAGGGTGCAGTTAAGCAGAGAGACCAGGGGAGTTAAAAGATACGAAATTTAACCGGAGGGTTTTTTATGACGCATTTTCTCAGCCGTGCTTTGGTAGTGGCGATATTCTGGGTTGGCTTCCATTGTGGGTCCGTCCTTGCCGCCGAACCAACCCCCGCGCCGCAACCTGGCAAGACCCTCAACATCTACTGGATCGACGTCGAGGGGGGCGCCGCCACGCTGATCGTCACCCCGGTCGGGGAGTCGGTGCTTATCGATAGCGGCAATCCCGGCCCACGGGACGCGGATCGTATCTTTCAGGTGGCGACCAAAGTGGCTGGCCTGCGCAAGCTGGACCACCTGGTCACCACGCACTACCATATCGATCATTTTGGCGGGGCGGCCCAATTGTCGCAGGTCCTGCCGATTGGCACGGTCCATGATAATGGTGAGTTTGCGGAATTGCGCGAACGGCCCAGCGACGAGTATTTGCGGTTTCCCTGTGAACGGCGGGTGCAGATTCAACCGGGAGGGGGAGTGGAATTACAATCTCCGGCAGACCAAACAGCCGTCAAATTGACCTGCCTGTGCGCCCGGCAGCGGGTGATCCAGCCACCGGCGAATGTCCGCCTGGCACGCAATCCCCTGACAGACGAGGCGGTCAAAAAACCGGCGGACACCTCGGATAACGCCAACAGTATTGTGCTTTTGCTTCAATTTGGCGATTTTCGCTTTTTTGACGGGGGAGACTTGACCTGGAACACGGAGGAAAAATTGGTCTGCCCGTTTAATCTGGTGGGTGAAGTCGACCTCTATCAGGCCAACCATCATGGGTTGGATGTCAGTAACAACCCTGTGTTGCTCAAATCGCTGCGCCCCCGCGTCGCGGTAATCAACAACGGCCCGACCAAGGGGTGCATGCCGCTGACCTATGGCACGCTCAGCCAGCTCGACAGCGTGCAGGCAATTTATCAACTGCACAAAAATGAACGTATGGGCGAGAAAGAAGGAAACACCGCGGGGGAATTTATTGCCAATGACAGCGGCGCTGCCTGCCAGGGAAATTATGTCCAGTGCACGGTCGCGGCGGACGGCAAATCCTACGTACTAAAAATCCCAGCCAAACAACACCAACAGCGATTTGACTGTAAAAGCGCTCTACCCTAAGAATTATGGTAGTTGGATAATGGATTTTGGTCAGTGGTTCAGCGTCGATGACGTTTCCACAGGCAAAACAAGGCTTGAGGTAGCCTCCTAGCTGACAATTTGCAATAATTCATTGAATATCGCAACAAATACCAAAAACCAGTTACCAAAAAACCACCCCCCCATGACCAAAAACACTTTCTGGCTACTGCTGGGCGTGACTTTGACCGTTTGTGCGGGAATTTTAGCCATGGAGACCTTGGGTCGGCCGCGCACAGTGCAACTGCAAATTGAAGGGTCGCACTGTGAAGGGTGCCTGATGAACGTGCGTAAGTCACTGTTAAACGTGCCGGGGGTCAAAATCGCCGAAGTAAAATTTGTGGAGGATGGAACTCCTCCAGCCGTTCCATCGGCGGGTTCCTCCGGGGATCAGGCTGGGAGCGGAGAGTCCCCCGCCATGGCGGACGTCCCGGCGGAAAAGGCTACGCCATCTGTCGAAGAACCCGCCACCCGCACAGCCGTGGCCACGTTGGAGGTGGACGGCTGGAACACGCCCTCACAAGCGGAGCTAATCAAAGCGGTAGAAGACGCTGGCAAACAGGGTCGGGTGCTTCCCTAATAACCTGCTGAAAAGCATTTTCCGACCCAAGATGCTCTGTATTTGACGAACCAAAAATACAGCTCGCTTTTTTACAATTAGTTTGATTTTAAACAGGCGGTAAAATTAACTTCGCGCGGCATGGAATTATTAGCGTCGCCGGATTTAACTGAACAGCAATTGAACCGCTTACCCGCACTAATCCTCGCTAATCTAGACAGTATTCTCCAACTAGTGGATCGTTCAGATGGATTACGACGGCCAGGGCATTCTGGATTAATGTCGATTAGCCAGGATGCGTATTTTAAATTTCTTCATCAAAAAAAACATCGTCCACCTCTTTCTGGCAGCCTGTTGAGCAAGCATTTACCGGCACAAAATGTTGTGAATTTGGCAAAGCTAAAATAATGAAGGGCTGTGCCCGCCGATTGATTTTCAACAGGCACTTAGCCCGGCGGAAGGTCGATCCCGTTATTTTTACGCTCTCTTTGCCACGCGTCGCCCCCCTATGGGCACGTGTGGGCCTGTACACTTCCCCGCAAATGTTGTAAAAGTAGGGGAGTGGGGAAAAAATCGCTGTATACTCGAATAATCGAGGGGCCGATGATTGTAAAAATTCTGCTCGAAAACTTTATGTCCCATGCGCGGACGGAGATGGAGCTTTGCCCCGGCCTGAATGTGCTGGTCGGCCCTAACAACTGCGGCAAAAGCGCGCTCGTCGCGGCGCTGCGCATACTGGCCCATAACGAAAACTCCACTTATGTGACGCGGCACGGGCAAAAGTTTTGTGGCGTGACCCTTACCACCAGCGACGGCCATACGATCCAATGGTCGCGAAAAAACTCTCCCAAATACAAAATCAACGGTCAGGATTTTGATCGGCTAAAATCCGGCGCTCCCCCGGAATTGCACTCGATCCTACGAATGCCGATCATCGAGTGTGAATCCGACGAATTTGACATCCACTTTGGAGAACAAAAAAAGCCAATTTTTTTGTTGGACAAGTCCCATACCAAACAAGCTCAGTTTTTTGCCAGTTCTTCCGACGCGTCCCAGTTGCTGCGGATGCAAAAGCGGCACAAGGATAAGGAATCCGACGCCCACAAACGCAAAGCCCGTTTGGAAGCTGAATCCCGGCAGTTGAGCAAAGAGCTGGAATCCCTGGGACCCGTGGTGGGAATCGCCGAGCAGTTTGCGCGCGTGACGGCTTGGCGAAATGAGTTGGCTCTGTTGGCCCAGCGGCATCAGGCCTGCGCGGCGGCCACCGCGGCCCTGGCCCGGCAACGCCGACAAGCGGAATATTACCGCCAGCAAACCACGATCTACGCTCCCCTGGCCCCTCCCCCCCTGCTCCACCCCGTTGAGCCTTTATCAAACCTCATCCTGGCTATCCGCGCTGGTCAGCGCGCGCGGGCGTATCGCCAGGGTCAATATGCCTGCCTACAAGCTCTGCCCGCGCCGCCCCAAATGAGGACCACGTCCGCGCTGGGGGATTTGTGCGCAAACTTACATGCCGTCCAGGCGAGTCAAGCCTGGGCCAGCGCGCAACTGCGGGCCTTGCGGCAGCTTTCCCGCGCGCCCCAATTAGCGGACACACACGCCCTGGCCACACAATTGCAATCGTTAAAAAGTGTCAAAGCAACTAAGCGGCGGCTGACCGGCGAAGTGGCGGTTTATCGCGCCCTAGTCCCCCCGCCGGAACAGCATGCCACAGCCAGGCTCGAAGAGAAATTAATACAATTGCGCCAGTCGCGGCGTGCCGCCCTGATGGCCGAGTCCCGTCGCGGGGTTGTGGCAAAAATCGTTCCCCCCGCGGAACCGGCGGCGGTGGGCGAAATTTCCACGTTCATCTGTCAATTGCGCAAAGCCCACGAGCAGCTCGCGCAGTCCCGGGCAAACGCGCACGCCGCCGAGCGACAACTTGCCCAGGCGGACCTGGCTATCCGCGCCCAACTGCGGGACAGGCGCTGTCCGACCTGCGGAGCGATGGTGGATGCCGCCACGTTTTTAGAACATGCGACGCCGCGCGGCGCGGGGGGGGACCATGCCTGACATCGCTTATGCGGGACTTTTGCTCATCGGCGACCCGCACCTGGAAGGACGCGTCCCCGGCTTTCGCATGGATGAGTATCCCACGGTCATCCTAGAAAAATTAAAATGGTGCCTGGATTACGCCCGCCGGGAATCCCTCCTCCCCGCGATGCTGGGGGACTTGTTTGACAAACCGCGCGATAATCCCAATTGGCTGGTCGCGCGGCTGTTGGACATTTTGCCGCCGAACCTATTGGGGATTTATGGCAACCACGATTGCAAGGATCCCGAGCTAAACGAACATGACACCCTCAGTATTTTGATTAAGGCGGGCCGCTATCGGCTTTTGGACGCGCAGCAACCCTGGCGTGGCGAAATCAATGGTCGAGAAGTGATCCTGGGTGGCAGCTCTTATCGGCAGCCTTTACCCACGGGTTATCCGCCGGTTACCGACCAGAGTGGGGCCCACCGCAAACAAACACTTTCCCCCGATAACGGCACTCCGGCCGCACCCTCTCGTGGTCGCAATCGCAAAGTCCCCGCGACCGTTGCCACCGAACCATTATTTAAAGAGGCCTGCTCCTCACGGCCGTTGGTGATTTGGCTGACCCACCATGACCTGACATTGCCGGGATACGACGATGGACGGCACAATTTGTGTGAATTGCCCGGGATTGACCTGGTGGTCAATGGCCATATTCACCGCAAATTCGCGGAGGTGGCGTGCGGGGGGACCGTCTGGTGCAATCCCGGCAACATCAGCCGCCGCGCGCGGAATGACGCCACTCGCCTGCATATTCCGGCGGCTTTACGCGTGGATGTGACCGTGGAGGGATTGCGGCGGCGGTGGATAGATATTCCCCACGCGGGATTTGACGATGTGTTTTATCCGGCAATCGTTGAAACCGAGGCAACCGGCGGGCCATCGGGATTTGTCGCGGGACTGGCCGAATTACAAGCCCGTCGGACTGCCAGCGGGGCCGGTTTGCATGAGTTTTTGCGGCTCAATATGGGAAATTTTGAGCCGGACATCGCGCAAGAGATTTGGACTTTAGCCCAAGAAACCACCACCTAAGGAGTCGAACATGAATACGGCGGAACCGCAATCGATTGAACAGCTAAAAGAATGGTATCTCAGGCTGGATAAACAAAAGACCGTGGCGGAAACCCAAGCTCAAGCCGCCGCCCAGCAATTGGAGCAATTGCAAGCAGCGGCCCGGAAAGAGTACGGCACGGACGATCTGGAACAACTGGAAGCCTTATTAGAAAAGATGAAAGCCGAAAATGAAGAAAAACGTGCGGCTTATCAGGCCACGTTAACCAGCATCGACTTGGAATTAGCCGCGGTGGAGCGGGAATTTGCCGCCAGTAAAGAAAACTCGCCGGGCGCAAAATAAGCTCGCGGAAAGCCTGTTTACAACCTTATTGCTGTTTTTGTGTGTGGACCTTATGACGTCATCTGATTTTTCCCCCCTGGACGAGCCTAGCCACCTGGGCCGCCGCGTGGAGCAACTTAACCTCGAGCGGGAATTGCGCGTGCGCCGGTCGCAGGAATTAGCCGTGGAATTCGCCGAACTTAATTATTATCTCGAGTTGGCTCCACGCGTGGGCCAGCAGCTTAATGAATTGGCAAAGAATTTATTTAACCAACTATTGGATGTCGTCACTAGCAAATTAACGCTGGCCCTGCAGGAAATCCTCGACCAACCGATCACGCTTAAAACCACGGTGGAGCAATCGCACAAGGCGGCTAGCGTGGAGTTTTATATCGAACGCAATGGCCAAAAAGAAGATATCATGGACGGCCAGGGAGGCTCCGTGGCAAATATCCTGAGCGTGGGCCTGCGCATGTTTGCCCTGGCGACGCAGGACCCGGCCCGACACCGGCCATTTTTGGTTTTGGATGAGCAGGATTGCTGGCTGCGGCCCGATCTGGTGCCCGGGTTGGTCAAGATGATTCGCGAC of the Pirellulales bacterium genome contains:
- a CDS encoding DinB family protein gives rise to the protein MSPNQILQSTLDMSLFVLNAYYADLTDAQLLERPGEGCNPLAWQLGHLINSQNNLINDIRPGAGIELPAGFAEQHSKVTAADPSAKYLSKQQYQDLFSQVNAAAAKVLASLTPTELAGPGPERFRQMFPTLGEFAVLIATHPMMHAGQFVPVRRKLGKPVVI
- a CDS encoding MBL fold metallo-hydrolase, which gives rise to MTHFLSRALVVAIFWVGFHCGSVLAAEPTPAPQPGKTLNIYWIDVEGGAATLIVTPVGESVLIDSGNPGPRDADRIFQVATKVAGLRKLDHLVTTHYHIDHFGGAAQLSQVLPIGTVHDNGEFAELRERPSDEYLRFPCERRVQIQPGGGVELQSPADQTAVKLTCLCARQRVIQPPANVRLARNPLTDEAVKKPADTSDNANSIVLLLQFGDFRFFDGGDLTWNTEEKLVCPFNLVGEVDLYQANHHGLDVSNNPVLLKSLRPRVAVINNGPTKGCMPLTYGTLSQLDSVQAIYQLHKNERMGEKEGNTAGEFIANDSGAACQGNYVQCTVAADGKSYVLKIPAKQHQQRFDCKSALP
- a CDS encoding AAA family ATPase; the protein is MIVKILLENFMSHARTEMELCPGLNVLVGPNNCGKSALVAALRILAHNENSTYVTRHGQKFCGVTLTTSDGHTIQWSRKNSPKYKINGQDFDRLKSGAPPELHSILRMPIIECESDEFDIHFGEQKKPIFLLDKSHTKQAQFFASSSDASQLLRMQKRHKDKESDAHKRKARLEAESRQLSKELESLGPVVGIAEQFARVTAWRNELALLAQRHQACAAATAALARQRRQAEYYRQQTTIYAPLAPPPLLHPVEPLSNLILAIRAGQRARAYRQGQYACLQALPAPPQMRTTSALGDLCANLHAVQASQAWASAQLRALRQLSRAPQLADTHALATQLQSLKSVKATKRRLTGEVAVYRALVPPPEQHATARLEEKLIQLRQSRRAALMAESRRGVVAKIVPPAEPAAVGEISTFICQLRKAHEQLAQSRANAHAAERQLAQADLAIRAQLRDRRCPTCGAMVDAATFLEHATPRGAGGDHA
- a CDS encoding metallophosphoesterase family protein; translated protein: MRRRAARGGTMPDIAYAGLLLIGDPHLEGRVPGFRMDEYPTVILEKLKWCLDYARRESLLPAMLGDLFDKPRDNPNWLVARLLDILPPNLLGIYGNHDCKDPELNEHDTLSILIKAGRYRLLDAQQPWRGEINGREVILGGSSYRQPLPTGYPPVTDQSGAHRKQTLSPDNGTPAAPSRGRNRKVPATVATEPLFKEACSSRPLVIWLTHHDLTLPGYDDGRHNLCELPGIDLVVNGHIHRKFAEVACGGTVWCNPGNISRRARNDATRLHIPAALRVDVTVEGLRRRWIDIPHAGFDDVFYPAIVETEATGGPSGFVAGLAELQARRTASGAGLHEFLRLNMGNFEPDIAQEIWTLAQETTT
- a CDS encoding DNA repair protein; translation: MTSSDFSPLDEPSHLGRRVEQLNLERELRVRRSQELAVEFAELNYYLELAPRVGQQLNELAKNLFNQLLDVVTSKLTLALQEILDQPITLKTTVEQSHKAASVEFYIERNGQKEDIMDGQGGSVANILSVGLRMFALATQDPARHRPFLVLDEQDCWLRPDLVPGLVKMIRDAGKALGFQVLMISHHDISVFERYADRIYQLQPKGENGVEVRLHNASPAVVDQL